From a single Streptomyces sp. NBC_00377 genomic region:
- a CDS encoding TerD family protein, producing MGAYMSMSKGSNAPVPTTALRVELGWRSGPGVPDADASALLLVGGKVRSDADFVFYNQPGHSSGAVRHEGKRDAGGQVTDSLLVDLARVEPAIETIVLAASSDGGSFGQVPGLYIEVRDAAQGTVVARFDSAGATVETAFVLGEFYRRQGAWKFRAVGQGYGSGLEGLATDFGIAVDEPQRAAAPAPSAPPQTPPPPPPTMPAFPVTVPPPVHQAPPPPPAPPVTPVRLTKVTLTKAAPSVSLSKQGGTSGALRVNLNWEVRKQFSGWGSKRGRAVAMHNDLDLDLCALFELADGRKGVVQALGNAFGALHQPPYIHLDGDDRTGAASNGENLTVNLDHKNDFRRILVFVTIYEGARSFADLHATVTLQPQHGAPIDFSLDECTVPSTVAALALITNNGGDLVVQREARYLVPERGVSPQRTVDYAYGWGMNWTPGRK from the coding sequence ATGGGGGCGTACATGTCAATGTCGAAGGGGTCCAATGCTCCGGTGCCGACCACGGCACTGCGGGTCGAACTGGGCTGGCGCTCCGGACCGGGCGTCCCGGACGCGGACGCCTCCGCACTGCTCCTGGTGGGCGGCAAGGTCCGTTCCGACGCCGACTTCGTCTTCTACAACCAGCCGGGCCACTCCTCCGGAGCCGTCCGCCACGAGGGCAAGCGCGACGCGGGAGGCCAGGTGACCGACAGCCTGCTCGTCGACCTCGCGCGCGTGGAGCCCGCGATCGAGACCATCGTGCTGGCCGCCTCGTCCGACGGCGGTTCGTTCGGCCAGGTGCCGGGCCTCTACATCGAGGTGCGGGACGCCGCGCAGGGCACTGTCGTGGCGCGGTTCGACAGCGCCGGTGCGACGGTGGAGACGGCGTTCGTGCTGGGCGAGTTCTACCGCCGCCAGGGCGCCTGGAAGTTCCGGGCCGTCGGACAGGGCTACGGCAGCGGTCTCGAAGGGCTGGCCACCGACTTCGGGATCGCCGTGGACGAGCCCCAGCGGGCGGCTGCCCCGGCCCCGTCGGCCCCGCCGCAGACCCCGCCGCCCCCGCCGCCGACCATGCCCGCCTTCCCGGTCACGGTGCCCCCGCCGGTCCACCAGGCCCCGCCTCCGCCGCCGGCGCCGCCCGTCACACCGGTCCGGCTGACCAAGGTGACGCTCACCAAGGCCGCTCCGTCGGTGTCCCTGAGCAAGCAGGGCGGCACCTCGGGCGCGCTGCGGGTGAATCTCAACTGGGAGGTGCGCAAGCAGTTCTCGGGGTGGGGCAGCAAACGCGGGCGCGCGGTCGCCATGCACAACGACCTCGACCTCGACCTGTGCGCCCTGTTCGAGCTCGCCGACGGCCGCAAGGGCGTGGTCCAGGCCCTCGGGAACGCCTTCGGCGCCCTGCACCAGCCTCCGTACATCCATCTGGACGGTGACGACCGCACCGGCGCCGCGTCGAACGGTGAGAACCTGACCGTCAACCTCGACCACAAGAACGACTTCCGGCGCATCCTCGTCTTCGTCACCATCTACGAAGGCGCCCGTTCCTTCGCCGACCTGCACGCCACCGTCACGCTGCAACCGCAGCACGGCGCCCCGATCGACTTCTCCCTGGACGAGTGCACGGTCCCCTCGACCGTGGCGGCACTCGCACTGATCACCAACAACGGGGGAGACCTCGTCGTCCAGCGAGAGGCCCGCTATCTGGTGCCCGAGCGCGGGGTCAGTCCCCAGCGGACCGTCGACTACGCCTACGGGTGGGGCATGAACTGGACACCGGGCCGCAAATAA
- a CDS encoding DUF6643 family protein — MTSPRSTYGGGYYASFPDTPIYDSLVAERGTPQIAPIRVPAAYDMGSSNLPALPSALPALPAGPSQAMYGYPQAQQPAPLQQAPAAYIPPQAAAPRGYPGPQAQQQPRPGTGYDAMRPAAPRPAAPQYQDPYNQQYRGY, encoded by the coding sequence ATGACCTCCCCCCGCTCCACCTATGGCGGCGGCTACTACGCCTCCTTCCCGGACACTCCGATCTACGACTCGCTCGTGGCCGAGCGGGGCACCCCGCAGATCGCCCCGATCCGGGTCCCCGCCGCGTACGACATGGGCAGCAGCAACCTGCCCGCGCTGCCGTCGGCGCTGCCCGCTCTCCCCGCGGGTCCCTCGCAGGCTATGTACGGCTACCCGCAGGCGCAGCAGCCCGCGCCGCTCCAGCAGGCCCCGGCGGCGTACATCCCGCCGCAGGCCGCCGCGCCGCGCGGCTACCCCGGGCCCCAGGCTCAGCAGCAGCCGCGTCCGGGCACGGGTTACGACGCGATGCGCCCGGCCGCGCCCCGGCCCGCCGCGCCGCAGTACCAGGACCCGTACAACCAGCAGTACCGCGGTTACTGA
- a CDS encoding MOSC domain-containing protein — MDHAELLSIHVHPVKAFRGTSPREAVVEPWGLAGDRRWALIDDGGKVVTQRQRPRLALAAAEVLPGGGVRLSAPGLEPLTVAVPEPVGTVSLEIFRDKVEGVLADETAHAWCSAHVGADVRLVHMDDPATRRPVDPQYARPGETVAFADGYPLLATTTASLDALNSLIARDVHAGEGPLPMNRFRPNLVLAGTDPWAEDGWSRLSVGEVGFRVAKPCGRCVVTTTDQATAARGKEPLHTLGRHRRIDGKLIFGQNLIPLGRGTIRVGDPVRVIA; from the coding sequence ATGGACCACGCGGAGCTGCTGTCGATTCACGTCCATCCGGTCAAGGCGTTCCGGGGCACGTCACCCCGGGAAGCCGTCGTGGAGCCCTGGGGGCTGGCCGGTGACCGGCGCTGGGCGCTGATCGACGACGGGGGAAAGGTCGTCACCCAACGGCAGCGGCCGCGTCTCGCGCTGGCCGCCGCCGAGGTCCTGCCCGGCGGCGGTGTGCGGCTGTCCGCACCCGGTCTCGAGCCGCTGACCGTGGCGGTGCCCGAACCGGTGGGCACGGTGTCGCTGGAGATCTTCCGCGACAAGGTGGAGGGGGTCCTCGCCGACGAGACCGCGCACGCCTGGTGTTCCGCCCACGTCGGCGCCGACGTGCGCCTCGTGCACATGGACGACCCCGCTACGCGTCGGCCCGTCGATCCCCAATACGCGCGGCCGGGCGAGACCGTCGCCTTCGCCGACGGATATCCGCTGCTGGCGACCACGACCGCGTCCCTCGACGCTCTCAACTCGCTCATCGCCCGGGACGTTCACGCCGGGGAGGGTCCGCTGCCGATGAACCGTTTCCGGCCGAACCTGGTCCTGGCGGGCACCGACCCGTGGGCCGAAGACGGCTGGTCGCGCCTCTCCGTCGGCGAGGTCGGGTTCCGGGTGGCCAAACCGTGCGGCCGGTGCGTGGTGACCACCACCGACCAGGCCACCGCGGCACGGGGCAAGGAACCTCTCCACACCCTGGGCCGGCATCGGCGCATCGACGGCAAACTCATCTTCGGACAGAACCTGATACCTCTCGGTCGCGGAACGATCAGAGTCGGTGATCCGGTGCGCGTCATCGCATAA
- a CDS encoding Rv1733c family protein, translated as MRSIGGIWRWRHNPLRRTTDLVEAWVALSALLLILLVAPVAGSLVGTVAQDALQQSVHEQRQSRHEVTATVVRKAGGSPLEADPETATGREARTRVVADWTAPDGTAQHGTVLAGLKTPHSGDHFGIWTDGHGRLVARPLDSATATTHAVLAGFGAALLTAGMFEGGRRLIVWRMVRRRYARWDQAWDRAGPDWGRTGTGS; from the coding sequence GTGCGATCGATCGGCGGAATCTGGCGCTGGCGACACAACCCGTTGCGTCGTACGACGGATCTGGTCGAGGCGTGGGTGGCGTTGTCGGCCCTGCTGCTGATCCTCCTCGTCGCGCCCGTGGCGGGCTCCCTCGTCGGCACCGTCGCCCAGGACGCACTTCAGCAGTCGGTACACGAGCAGCGGCAGTCCCGCCACGAGGTCACCGCCACCGTGGTGCGCAAGGCGGGCGGTTCGCCGCTGGAGGCGGACCCGGAGACGGCCACCGGCCGGGAGGCCCGCACCCGGGTCGTCGCGGACTGGACGGCGCCGGACGGCACGGCACAGCACGGCACGGTCCTGGCGGGCCTCAAGACCCCGCACAGCGGCGACCACTTCGGGATATGGACGGACGGACACGGACGTCTGGTCGCCCGGCCGCTGGACTCCGCCACGGCGACCACGCACGCGGTGCTCGCCGGCTTCGGCGCGGCCCTGCTCACCGCGGGCATGTTCGAGGGCGGCCGGCGGCTGATCGTCTGGCGCATGGTGCGTCGCCGATACGCCCGTTGGGACCAGGCATGGGACCGGGCGGGACCGGACTGGGGACGCACCGGTACCGGCAGCTGA